The Vibrio penaeicida sequence ACGCCAGAAATAATCGAAAAGGCAAATCAGAAGAAATGTTCGCCAAGATGCAATCGCACCGACAAGAGATCCAGCAATTGATTTTGGCTGATACATTCGATGAAAATACAGCGCAAGAGTTGGCCGCAAGAATGGTAGATGCCCAAACGGAAAAGCGTGTAAAAATGCTGGAACAACAGCATAAAGCCATGAGCATCTTAACGGCAGAACAGAAGGTCAAACTTCAAGAATTACAACAAGAAAAAGCCGCTAAGTGTGCTGAAAAATTTGCAGAGCGTCATCAAGATGACTAGGGTCTGCTGACCTTTCGAGATGATTTTTGCAGCAATTTGTGGGTGATTTATACAAGGCAGAGCTTATTCGGTGTAGTCGCTCTACATCAATGAGCGATAACGCAGTAGAAATAAGCCACAAATGCTGCCCGAAGGGTTCGACTAGGCGTCCCCGTTCTATACCTTTTACTCTTTGTTGCAAGGTATTTGCTTAGAATGACTAGGCTACACACCTTGCGCCGCGATTAAAAGGCATAGAACTCGAACGAAATTTAACCACGAAAGGTCAACAGATCCTAAGTAAATAAAGCTTACATACGCGACGATAGCAGCCTTCATGGCTGCTTTCTTTTTGTATATAAAACCGCCCTTGACTATGCTCAAAGTAGCTCGATAGTTAGAGGGAATATAAGACAGTGCGGAAAGTAGCCCTACCAATAATTGTTTGCTTGTATTTTATGATTTCTCAAACCGTTGGTGCCACTGAATCAACATGTGTGTTGAAAATGGGGTATCGCACCAATGAACGCTTACCCAATATTGCAAGAGCGCCAGATAACTCGGGTCTATATCTAGATTTGTACCAAAAAGCAGCAAAGAAAGTGGGCTGTGAGCTACAGGTCACTCGTCTTCCAAAAAACAAAGTGGTCAGTTTATTAAAACGAGGTGAAGTCGATTTCTATCCCGGTTTCAATCTAACCAAAAAGCGGTCTTCATTCGCTTACTTCATCGAAAATGGTTTACCGGGAGGTGATGCCGGTATTTCTCGTGATGATATGGAAGAGGTTACCCAGCTTGAACAACTAAAAGGTAAAGTACTGCTTCGCGCGAAAGGGGCGGCTGATATCACAAAAGGCATTACTGACATTTACATTAAAGAGCCGCCTGAGATGACATCTATGCAAGCTATGACGTTTCTTTTACAAAGGAAAGGCGACTTCTATATCTACAACAAATCCACGCTGGAATACTTATTGAAGCAACATCCATTGGAAGGGTTGAAACTACACCCAGACTGTTGTGGTGGTGTGTTGCCGCTGTATCTCGGATTTTCTTTAAAGTCGAAATGGTTTAAAGGAACGACAAACCCTAAATATAAAGAAGATGAGCCGATCAGTGCGGATAATTACCCGGTTCTCATGTCTGTCGAGAGTAAAGCGTATGAATTCTCACAAGTACTTAGGAGAATGAAGGTTAGCGGAGAAACGCAAGCGTTGTATGAGCACTATTATAAATAAACAGTGAACGCGTCGGTCAGAAAACCTTAACGTTATTTTGATGGCAAAAGAAGGGGGAGATGGATGAACAAATTTTTCATGTGCATTTTCTCGATTTATGCAAGCGTTGGTATTTGCTGTGCAGCGGAACTCAGGCTCATTGCAGAAAATGCCCCCCCAAACTCATTCACTGTGAATGGGCAACCAACAGGAAAGTCTGTTGAAATAGTCCAAGCAATATTAGCTGCGATAGATATGCCTTCAAATGACATTGAAGTGATGCCATGGGCTAGAGGGTATTGGAACCTAGAAAATATCCCTAACGTGGCGTTATTTCCAACATCTAGGACAAGTGAAAGAGAATCAAAGTTTAAATGGGTAGGACCAATTTTTGAAAATGAGGTCAACCTTTATAAGTTGAAAAACCGACAAGATATTTGGGTCAATAACTTAATAGATCTGAACAACTATAACGTAGGCAGTGGCCGAAACGACCAAAAAACTCGGTTTCTACTGTCAAAAGGTATAGAGGTTAATCAAGTTAGTGTTGAGCATCAAAATATTCAGAAACTGTTTATTGGGCGCATTGATATCATTGCTTATCAATCTGGGCGATTGTTCTATGACGTTAAGCAGCTAAACTACAACTTTGAAAAAATAGAAAAGATTACAAATATTCCAGAGATGAGTAAGGATGCGTTTATGGCTTTTCATATCGATACCTCTGATGAGGTAATACGAAGGTTTCAAGAAGGGTTAAACGCGATCAGGGAATCAGGTGAGCATGCGAAAATTTTACGCAAATGGGAAGGCACGCTTGGTAATCCTTAATGTAAGAATTGTACTTGGGTCGTGAATTTCAATTTGTCACTCGTGCGACTGAGTTAACTTTAGTAATCTATTCTTTTTCCTTAATACCACCTATCTAGATGCAAAAATCTGATTATTCCAAACTTGTTACCACAGCTGCTTGGTTAGCGGCAGGGGTTGCGACCATACTATTGATTGTTAAAGTCGCGGCTTGGTGGATAACGGGCTCAGTGAGTTTGCTGGCTTCATTGATCGATTCATTGTTGGATATTGCGGCTTCTGTCGTGAATCTCATCGTAGTGCGTTACTCCCTTCAACCTGCGGATAAAGAACATTCTTTCGGTCATGGAAAAGCTGAATCACTCGCTGCATTGGCGCAGGCTATGTTTATTTCGGGCTCTGCTTGCTTTCTAATTTTGAATGGCGTGGATAGGTTCTTCCGTCCTCATGAGCTGCATTCTCCTGAGCTAGGTGTGTATGTCAGTATGTTCGCCATACTGGTGACTGGTGGGTTAGTGGCATTTCAAAAGCATGTAGTCAAAAGGACAGGTAGCCAAGCTATTGCTGCTGATTCTCTTCACTATCAATCCGACCTTTACATGAATGCCGCTATTATCGTGGCACTTGGATTAAGTTGGTATGGAATCGGGCAAGCCGATGCTGTATTTGCGGTTGGAATAGGTGTCTTCATTCTTTCTAGCGCCATTCGCATGGTTTATACCGCAGTACAATCTCTGCTAGACAGGCAGCTTCCAGATGATGAAATTGAAGACATTCATTTAATCACATGCTCAGTCAAAGGGGTGTTGGGTGCCCATCAAATCCGGACTCGAATGTCTGGTCCTGTTCGTTTTATCCAGCTTCATTTAGAGTTGGATGATCACATGCCGCTGATTGAAGCGCATCGCATTTCTGATGAAGTTGAACAAAAACTGATCGAAAGATTCCCAGAAGGTGACATTCTGATCCATCAAGATCCAATTTCTGTTGTGCCATGGGCAAAAAATAAACAAAACGAGCATGGGTCAGGAAATTCTCAGGTTTAAATCACTGAGGATTGGCTGCTGTTAAGTTAATTATTACGAACCGTGAAAGAAAGAAGACAAATGGAAGATAATTAGCTATCTTTTGTTCAAACCACACAAACCACTATTGAACGTGATGTGAATCAACAAAGTTTAATAGCATAATTGTAATACTCTTTCATAAGTAGAAAAGTTTCAATAATCCGTTATGTGCGCCGTGTGGAGCGGAAATGTAACATAACGTGAATAAGATAAGATTTCGCCGAGAATGGCATTTAGAATTAGAGATTAGATTCCCAGATATCAGAGGGTGAGCATGATTAAGAAGATCGGTGTTTTGACAAGTGGCGGTGACGCACCAGGCATGAATGCAGCAGTTCGTGGTGTTGTTCGTACGGCACTTTCAGAAGGGCTAGAAGTGTACGGTATTTATGACGGTTACTTAGGTCTATACGAAAACCGTATCGAGAAATTAGATCGCTGCAGTGTATCTGATGTGATCAATAAAGGCGGTACCTTCCTTGGTT is a genomic window containing:
- a CDS encoding CpxP family protein, with protein sequence MKLAKKMVLMAAALPLVLGSASAWAFGGKGHHKGGHDFGGKCGMGMDKRVLRQLDLTDEQKSQFKQLREDARNNRKGKSEEMFAKMQSHRQEIQQLILADTFDENTAQELAARMVDAQTEKRVKMLEQQHKAMSILTAEQKVKLQELQQEKAAKCAEKFAERHQDD
- a CDS encoding substrate-binding periplasmic protein, whose protein sequence is MISQTVGATESTCVLKMGYRTNERLPNIARAPDNSGLYLDLYQKAAKKVGCELQVTRLPKNKVVSLLKRGEVDFYPGFNLTKKRSSFAYFIENGLPGGDAGISRDDMEEVTQLEQLKGKVLLRAKGAADITKGITDIYIKEPPEMTSMQAMTFLLQRKGDFYIYNKSTLEYLLKQHPLEGLKLHPDCCGGVLPLYLGFSLKSKWFKGTTNPKYKEDEPISADNYPVLMSVESKAYEFSQVLRRMKVSGETQALYEHYYK
- a CDS encoding substrate-binding periplasmic protein, whose amino-acid sequence is MNKFFMCIFSIYASVGICCAAELRLIAENAPPNSFTVNGQPTGKSVEIVQAILAAIDMPSNDIEVMPWARGYWNLENIPNVALFPTSRTSERESKFKWVGPIFENEVNLYKLKNRQDIWVNNLIDLNNYNVGSGRNDQKTRFLLSKGIEVNQVSVEHQNIQKLFIGRIDIIAYQSGRLFYDVKQLNYNFEKIEKITNIPEMSKDAFMAFHIDTSDEVIRRFQEGLNAIRESGEHAKILRKWEGTLGNP
- the fieF gene encoding CDF family cation-efflux transporter FieF (FieF, a metal efflux transporter, is a member of the CDF (cation diffusion facilitator) family of transporters.) — translated: MQKSDYSKLVTTAAWLAAGVATILLIVKVAAWWITGSVSLLASLIDSLLDIAASVVNLIVVRYSLQPADKEHSFGHGKAESLAALAQAMFISGSACFLILNGVDRFFRPHELHSPELGVYVSMFAILVTGGLVAFQKHVVKRTGSQAIAADSLHYQSDLYMNAAIIVALGLSWYGIGQADAVFAVGIGVFILSSAIRMVYTAVQSLLDRQLPDDEIEDIHLITCSVKGVLGAHQIRTRMSGPVRFIQLHLELDDHMPLIEAHRISDEVEQKLIERFPEGDILIHQDPISVVPWAKNKQNEHGSGNSQV